DNA sequence from the Acidobacteriota bacterium genome:
TACGTTTTGAGACTTCTTGACGAGTTTCTATACTCAACAAAGTTGCGCGCAGAAAAGATACCCAAGCTCGGAACAAATCGAAAAAACCGCCAATTGCGCCATTTCGCAGCAAAGTTTTCTCCGGCTAAATCTGACCGCAGAGAAGACCTTCGACCGATCTGAGATTGAGATCGCAAGCTCTGGTGGAAGCTCAAAGATTGACGTCACAGCGGTGGCGCCTTGGCGAAAGCGAGCTGGACCACATTTTCGGCTGGCATGTCCGAAATCAGCACGCAAACCACCTTACGGTCTTGCCAGAATACCATAGTTACGCCCGTGACTTCATAAATGTGGAACTTTTTTCCCCGGTGTTCGCGTTCCATAGCACCGGCGGGCAATTCTGAAAGGTTTCCGACGTACATCTGACAGACCAAATCCTGGTTGTTCGGTCCGCGGTAAACAACCCATTCCGTCCGGTGTGATAGAAGATATTGCACTCGTCCGCCGACCAACGGGTAGTTCTTCGCGCTGAGATCGTAGACGTGCGGCGTGAACGGCAAGCCATGCGTGCCAAAAAATGCTTCCATTTTCTTCACGTCGGGGGTGTTCAGTTCCAGTGTCAGCTTCTGGTTTTGATAGCTGCGGAAATCACGCGCGACGATTTGGGGAAGGGTGCGTTGCTTCGGAATGAGAATGAGTGCAAGAATTCCCAGCGCCACGAGGGCGGCGACCCACGCCATAATCGGCTTCCATTTTCGCATCTGGAAACCTGGGCCAAGCGTAATCGTTCTCGCACTGCTGGTATCTGCTTCCAACGCTCGCAAAATATTCTCGCGCAGTTCCGAGGGCACCGCCTTTGCCGCGAATTGTTTCGCCACAAACGACTTCGTCCAGCGCAGTGCATCGAATTCATGCCGGCATTCCGTGCACGCTTCTACGTGTCGCTCGACTTCGGCTCTCGCGTGCGCATCGAGACGGTTGTCCAGTAGATCCTGGATTTCGTCTTTGAAATGCTTAGGCGACGTCGGCATGTCAGATTGGCGGCTTTCGCATGAGGCCTATTTTTCGGGCGTAATCTTTGAGTTCCAGAAAGAGCATCCGACGTGCGCGGAATAGACGCGACCGCACCGTGCCGACCGGACACTTCAGCGCGGCCGCCGCTTCTTCGTATGTGAGTGCTTGCACGTCCACGAGCAGCACCGCGGAGCGGAAATCTTCGGGTAGTTTCGCTAAAGCTTGATTCAGTTCCGGTTCTTGCCAGTCCAGCTCGGACCTGGTTAGTGCCACGAATTTTTTCTCCCAATCGTCATCCGTCAATGTGCGGTGGAACTTCTGTTCGAGTTCCTCAATCGAAACGGTATCAACCTCGCGTTGGTGTTTCCGATATTTGTTGACGAAGATTGAGTACAGAATGGTAAACAGCCACGCCTTGCAATTAGTTCCCTCTTTGAAATTCGCAAAGGTGCGATAAGCGCGCAGGTAAGTTTCCTGGACGATGTCGCTAGCATCTTCCGAATGTCGGGTAAGGCGCAGGGCTTGGTTGTAAAGAGCGTCCATGAATGGCAGCGCCGCTGCTTCAAACCGTGCGGCGGCTGTCTTCTTTTCGTTTGGAGATGAGGATGCCACGGATAACGACCGAAATCGTGCCCCGTGGCTTAATCTCGGCAAAAACCTTCAATTACCTTTCGCGATTGGGAACTTTTCTGCGTGGAACTTTGTTGAGTACAGAAAAGC
Encoded proteins:
- a CDS encoding RNA polymerase subunit sigma yields the protein MDALYNQALRLTRHSEDASDIVQETYLRAYRTFANFKEGTNCKAWLFTILYSIFVNKYRKHQREVDTVSIEELEQKFHRTLTDDDWEKKFVALTRSELDWQEPELNQALAKLPEDFRSAVLLVDVQALTYEEAAAALKCPVGTVRSRLFRARRMLFLELKDYARKIGLMRKPPI